CGGCCCGTCGTCGCTGTCGTTGTGCGTCCAGTAGATGCCCGGGTGCAGATGGGAGGCGGCCAGGCCGCTCGACTCCGTGATCCGCGGGTCCTTGATGGTGAACCCTTCGTCACCGGTGCCGCCGTCGGCGGCGGAGGCGGGCAGCGCGCAGGCGCCCAGGAGGAGGACCCCGGCGAGCAGGGCGAACGGTCGACGCATGCCCCAAGCCTGCCATTCACGCCGGGTGTTTACGGGGTGTGCGCCCGCGTCGGTGCACCGAGGGTGGCGGGCTTCACACCCCACCGGTCCGCGTGATCGTTCATCATGAGCGGATGCTCAGGTTCATGCCCGTAGGTGACTCCATGACGATCGGGAGCGCCGGCGAGCACACGTGGCGTTACCGACTGTGGCAGCACCTGTGCACGTCGTACGACGGACCCTTCACCTTCGTCGGCCCGCGCGAGACCCTGTACGACAAAGAGGCCGACGCCCCGACCTCCCTCGACTACGCCGAACCGCGCTTCCCACGGGCCCACCTGGCCGGCTGGGGCGAGGGCTGGCTGCACATGGCCCCGCTGATCGGCGAAGCGGTGCGCACCTGCAGGGCGGACGTGCTGCTCGTCTCCCTCGGCCTCATCGACCTGGGCTTCTACACCAACGCGGAGCAGACGGCCGAGAACGTGCGGGCCTTCGTCGCCGAGGCGCGCGCGGCGGCCCCACGCACCCGGATGGTGCTGCTGCCGGTGATCCCGAACGTCCGCGCCGAACTGGACGCCCCCTTCGCCGAGCAGGTGGACCGGTTCAACGTCCTGCTCGCGAAGGCGGTCGCCGACCTGGACGAGCCCCGGTCCCCGCTCCTGCTGGCCTCGCCGCCGGAGTCGTACGACATCCACGCGGACACGTACGACGGCACGCACCCCAACGAGAGCGGCGAACACCGGATCGCGGGGGCCTTCGCGGGGGCGATGTGGGAGGCGTGGGG
Above is a genomic segment from Streptomyces collinus Tu 365 containing:
- a CDS encoding GDSL-type esterase/lipase family protein, whose amino-acid sequence is MLRFMPVGDSMTIGSAGEHTWRYRLWQHLCTSYDGPFTFVGPRETLYDKEADAPTSLDYAEPRFPRAHLAGWGEGWLHMAPLIGEAVRTCRADVLLVSLGLIDLGFYTNAEQTAENVRAFVAEARAAAPRTRMVLLPVIPNVRAELDAPFAEQVDRFNVLLAKAVADLDEPRSPLLLASPPESYDIHADTYDGTHPNESGEHRIAGAFAGAMWEAWGFGQAYAAGTD